In one window of Candidatus Izemoplasma sp. DNA:
- a CDS encoding cation:proton antiporter, with the protein MVLLNATSGAVISSLIVDLGIIILLGLLMGRIFEYLKIPAITGYLVAGLLLGPITHYIDYEQLGNLSIISDIALGFIAFQVGTELWFGKLKKSGMKIVIITIVQAITTTTLVILITLPFVELPVSLILGAIAAATAPAPIMMIIKKYRTKGELTDTILPVVGLDDAVGVILFGILLSISITLMGVNTNHSFIHIITEPLIEIGISIVIGLGVGYLSGLSARNISYSNDRKEKSLNVIVITVLLTVGAALLFGASPILTPMLAGTVVTNMINKECYHLEEETIRFFVPPIMIAFFTIAGAQLRFDVILSAGLIGLLYIIGRIIGKFFGAYLGSTWTNSSDKVKKYLGVSLLPQSGVAIGLSIAAYNAIAPVNMEHALIIKNVILASVLFFALTGPLLVKIAFFNANEIVYTEDKKVKTWKNTTIYQK; encoded by the coding sequence ATGGTTTTATTAAATGCAACATCTGGTGCCGTTATATCTAGTTTAATTGTAGATTTAGGCATCATTATATTACTCGGACTATTAATGGGCAGAATATTTGAATATTTAAAAATACCTGCGATAACCGGATACTTGGTAGCAGGTTTATTATTGGGTCCAATTACACATTATATTGATTATGAACAACTAGGCAATTTATCAATAATCTCAGACATCGCACTTGGTTTTATTGCTTTCCAGGTTGGAACTGAATTATGGTTCGGTAAATTAAAGAAGTCAGGTATGAAAATAGTCATTATTACAATCGTTCAAGCTATTACAACTACAACGCTAGTCATACTGATTACATTACCTTTTGTTGAACTTCCGGTTTCATTAATTTTAGGTGCAATTGCAGCTGCTACTGCACCGGCACCAATTATGATGATTATTAAAAAATATCGCACAAAGGGAGAATTAACAGACACTATTTTACCTGTTGTAGGATTAGATGATGCTGTTGGTGTTATTTTATTTGGAATCTTATTATCAATTAGCATTACACTAATGGGGGTAAATACAAACCATAGTTTTATCCATATCATTACCGAACCATTAATTGAAATCGGAATTAGCATTGTAATTGGATTAGGTGTTGGTTACCTGTCAGGTCTATCAGCTAGAAATATATCTTATAGTAATGATCGAAAAGAAAAAAGTTTGAATGTCATTGTCATAACTGTGTTACTAACAGTTGGGGCTGCTTTGCTATTCGGGGCTTCACCTATTCTAACACCAATGCTTGCGGGAACTGTTGTAACGAATATGATTAATAAAGAATGCTACCATTTAGAAGAAGAAACAATTCGATTTTTTGTCCCACCAATTATGATTGCATTTTTTACAATAGCAGGTGCTCAATTACGATTTGATGTAATATTATCTGCAGGATTAATTGGACTTCTATACATAATTGGTAGAATAATTGGAAAGTTCTTTGGAGCATATTTAGGATCTACTTGGACCAATTCAAGCGATAAAGTAAAAAAATACTTAGGTGTTAGTTTATTGCCCCAATCAGGTGTAGCAATTGGATTGTCAATTGCAGCATATAATGCAATAGCTCCGGTTAATATGGAACATGCTTTAATTATAAAAAATGTGATTTTAGCATCAGTATTGTTCTTTGCATTAACTGGTCCTCTGCTTGTAAAAATAGCATTCTTCAATGCGAATGAAATAGTCTACACAGAAGATAAGAAGGTGAAAACATGGAAAAATACAACGATATATCAAAAATAA
- a CDS encoding HPr family phosphocarrier protein, with amino-acid sequence MVTKTYKVTDEAGLHARPASILCKKAMTFDGDVNIVYKDKKSTLKSIMILMSLGIPHNAEFNIEVIGDGEEILLEELTSVLKEHDIID; translated from the coding sequence ATGGTAACAAAAACATACAAAGTAACAGATGAAGCTGGTCTCCATGCAAGACCTGCGTCAATCTTGTGCAAAAAAGCAATGACGTTTGATGGTGATGTAAACATCGTCTATAAGGATAAAAAATCAACATTAAAATCCATTATGATTTTAATGAGCTTAGGTATTCCACATAATGCGGAGTTTAACATCGAAGTCATTGGTGATGGTGAAGAAATCTTGTTAGAAGAATTAACAAGTGTATTGAAGGAACATGACATTATTGATTAA
- a CDS encoding PTS sugar transporter subunit IIB, with amino-acid sequence MKINKIACICGSGLGSSFLVEMNVKDVLKDLDLTEIDVEHMDLGSAWPGVADLIVCGSDLEDNCKKFGETLSLNNIMDKEELRKKLEALLEDKGLVE; translated from the coding sequence TTGAAAATTAATAAGATTGCATGCATTTGTGGAAGTGGGTTAGGTAGTAGTTTCTTAGTTGAAATGAATGTAAAGGATGTATTAAAGGATTTAGATTTAACTGAAATTGATGTTGAGCATATGGATTTAGGAAGTGCTTGGCCAGGTGTTGCAGACTTAATTGTATGCGGGTCTGACTTAGAAGATAACTGTAAAAAATTTGGTGAAACATTGTCATTAAACAACATTATGGATAAGGAAGAATTACGTAAAAAACTTGAAGCATTACTTGAAGACAAAGGATTAGTAGAATAA
- a CDS encoding DeoR/GlpR family DNA-binding transcription regulator, whose translation MKESRLKKMVDYIIRHETATIKELSKVFDVSVYTVRRDINELTKRGIVTKNYGGVAIKESNNKTLLYSNRNTLNKKDKQQISKQAASMIDDGDFIFIDGGTTTAYIPTYIKNINITVVTNNVFVMNQLLDKDNVTVIMLGGEIRKETNSTCGIVTIEQLKSINFDQAFISVTGITNTFQLTNYTAIDAELKKIAMENSKRNYVLVDHSKIGNASLVTFGHLKEIDGIITAGSLSKAYKDYCQAQDVRCFEVFE comes from the coding sequence ATGAAGGAGTCAAGGTTAAAAAAAATGGTTGATTATATAATTCGTCATGAAACAGCTACAATCAAGGAGTTAAGTAAGGTCTTTGACGTTTCTGTTTATACTGTTAGACGAGATATAAATGAGCTGACTAAAAGGGGAATAGTTACTAAAAACTACGGTGGTGTAGCTATTAAAGAAAGTAACAATAAAACATTATTGTATTCCAATCGAAACACATTAAATAAAAAAGATAAGCAACAAATTTCTAAGCAGGCAGCATCAATGATTGATGATGGCGACTTCATTTTCATCGATGGTGGAACAACAACTGCATACATCCCTACATATATAAAGAATATTAATATAACTGTTGTGACAAACAACGTTTTTGTTATGAATCAACTATTAGATAAAGATAATGTTACTGTTATTATGTTGGGTGGAGAAATACGCAAAGAGACAAATTCAACATGCGGTATTGTTACAATTGAACAATTAAAATCTATTAATTTTGATCAAGCCTTTATTTCTGTGACGGGCATTACAAACACTTTTCAATTAACTAATTACACTGCTATAGACGCTGAACTGAAAAAAATAGCGATGGAAAATAGTAAGAGAAATTACGTGCTCGTCGATCATTCTAAAATTGGTAATGCATCGCTTGTAACATTTGGTCATTTGAAAGAAATAGACGGAATTATTACCGCGGGCTCATTATCAAAAGCTTATAAAGATTATTGTCAAGCACAAGATGTTCGATGTTTTGAAGTTTTTGAATAA
- a CDS encoding type I phosphomannose isomerase catalytic subunit: MIEMIPYVEDKLWGKELWFVSDFKKKVSKVVYQGRIYSFKRFYREHNALFGNMSEPTYPIIIKQIIADDKLSIQVHPPKDIADKYGHDSKVESWIILKNTVNDTIVYGHHAENKHSLNDFMNNQAYDRLIQRISIKPYDILTIYPGTLHAICEKTSVLEIQQASDTTYRVYDYNRLYQGHKRKIHTKQAYESIKVPNKTVYRDQKTPYYQFNHIKVSAMIKSTSDQTGTFIYVAEGSGKLNSDTVKEHHCYFVPSKTVYKLSGPMDCIIIHL; encoded by the coding sequence ATGATTGAAATGATTCCGTATGTTGAAGACAAACTCTGGGGAAAAGAACTGTGGTTTGTATCTGATTTTAAAAAGAAAGTATCTAAAGTGGTATATCAGGGAAGAATCTATTCGTTTAAGAGATTCTATAGGGAGCATAATGCATTGTTTGGGAATATGTCTGAGCCAACTTACCCGATTATCATAAAACAAATCATCGCGGATGATAAACTGAGTATACAAGTTCATCCACCTAAAGACATTGCGGATAAATATGGTCATGATAGCAAAGTTGAAAGTTGGATAATATTAAAGAATACAGTCAACGATACAATTGTTTATGGACATCACGCTGAGAACAAGCATAGCTTGAATGACTTCATGAATAATCAGGCATACGACCGACTTATTCAGCGTATTTCTATTAAGCCTTATGATATCTTAACGATATATCCAGGAACATTGCATGCGATATGTGAAAAGACTTCTGTACTTGAAATACAACAAGCATCAGATACAACATATCGAGTGTATGATTATAACAGATTATATCAAGGACACAAACGTAAGATTCATACTAAACAAGCATATGAATCAATCAAAGTCCCCAACAAAACGGTTTATAGAGATCAAAAAACTCCGTACTACCAGTTTAATCATATAAAAGTCTCAGCAATGATCAAGTCGACAAGTGATCAAACAGGCACATTTATTTATGTCGCAGAAGGGTCTGGAAAGCTGAACAGTGACACGGTAAAAGAACACCATTGTTACTTTGTTCCATCAAAAACAGTCTATAAGTTATCTGGACCTATGGATTGTATCATTATCCATTTGTAA
- a CDS encoding transaldolase family protein, which yields MEYLLDTADKKAIEQVLSYYPIDGITTNPTIISKESGAYLDILKNLDTLLDGRQFHIQLTSETFEDMIKEANLLKKVIQSDLYLKIPVSDHGIKAIYKLSKAGYKITATAVTSLNQGIMAAKAGAEYLAFYVNRTSLTGIDGNTVINDINAIFERDGYQTKIIGASYKSTYQINESILKGCDSVTVSPELFDNLVNTETTSNSIEQFTQHFTERFGQVGPSIYKE from the coding sequence ATGGAATATTTATTAGATACGGCAGATAAAAAAGCAATTGAACAGGTATTATCATATTATCCAATTGATGGGATAACGACTAATCCAACAATCATTAGTAAAGAATCTGGGGCGTATCTAGATATTCTAAAAAACCTTGATACGTTACTTGATGGTAGACAATTTCATATACAACTAACCTCTGAGACGTTTGAAGATATGATAAAAGAAGCTAACCTGTTAAAGAAAGTAATACAATCAGACTTATATCTAAAGATTCCAGTTTCAGATCATGGAATCAAAGCTATATATAAGTTATCTAAAGCAGGATATAAGATTACCGCAACGGCAGTTACAAGTCTTAACCAAGGGATTATGGCAGCTAAGGCAGGAGCTGAGTATCTAGCTTTCTACGTTAATCGAACCTCATTGACAGGTATCGATGGTAACACGGTGATTAACGATATTAATGCTATCTTTGAACGAGATGGTTATCAGACGAAGATTATTGGTGCTTCATATAAAAGCACTTATCAAATAAATGAATCAATATTAAAAGGATGTGACAGTGTGACTGTCTCACCAGAGTTATTTGATAATCTTGTCAATACTGAAACAACGTCTAATAGTATTGAGCAATTCACCCAACATTTTACTGAACGTTTTGGTCAAGTTGGACCATCAATCTATAAGGAGTGA
- a CDS encoding transketolase — translation MTEFAKRVRIEIIRMLVKRGFGHLGGSMSIVEALSVLYNGEMNIDSKNPSWEERDYFVLSKGHAGPALYSTLALKGYFNKQLLLTLNEPHTKLPSHADRNQTPGVDMTTGSLGQGISAAAGIAKALKIQGKDNRVYCMVGDGELNEGQVYEAIMFANHHQLDNFVLLVDENKLQLDGYTRDICDQGDITRKIAAFGWHTLCVNGHDEAAIKSAFNEARETKNVPTCIVLDTVKAKGVDFLEGDTSNHHVRMDDKQKRLLLDLANKWEGELA, via the coding sequence ATGACAGAGTTTGCAAAGCGTGTTCGAATTGAAATCATTCGAATGCTAGTTAAAAGAGGGTTTGGACATCTAGGAGGAAGCATGTCTATTGTTGAGGCGTTAAGTGTTCTGTATAATGGTGAAATGAATATTGATTCAAAGAATCCTTCGTGGGAAGAGCGTGACTATTTTGTTTTATCAAAAGGGCATGCAGGTCCTGCACTCTATAGTACATTAGCATTAAAGGGATATTTTAATAAGCAGTTATTATTAACATTAAATGAACCCCATACAAAATTACCAAGCCACGCCGATCGAAATCAAACACCTGGTGTTGATATGACGACAGGATCATTAGGACAAGGTATTAGTGCGGCGGCGGGTATCGCAAAAGCACTTAAAATTCAAGGTAAAGACAACCGTGTATATTGTATGGTTGGTGACGGTGAACTGAATGAGGGTCAAGTTTATGAAGCTATCATGTTTGCAAACCATCATCAATTAGATAATTTTGTATTACTAGTGGATGAGAACAAATTGCAACTTGATGGATATACTCGTGATATTTGTGATCAAGGAGATATCACACGTAAAATTGCGGCATTCGGTTGGCATACATTATGTGTTAATGGACATGATGAAGCAGCTATAAAATCTGCTTTCAATGAGGCTAGAGAAACGAAAAATGTACCAACTTGTATCGTATTAGATACCGTTAAAGCTAAAGGTGTAGATTTCTTAGAAGGCGATACCTCAAACCACCATGTACGTATGGATGACAAACAGAAACGTTTATTATTAGACTTAGCTAACAAATGGGAAGGTGAGCTCGCATGA
- a CDS encoding PTS ascorbate transporter subunit IIC — translation MSSIIKFIADLLSAPQILIGIIVLIGLIAQRKAAHEVIRGTLKAVLGFIILQQGAGILVGSLDYFGQLFQEAFGVQGVVPNNEAIVSLALNDYATATAAIMVIGMIANIVIARFSRLKYIFLTGHHTLYMAALIGVVLTVAGLEGFVLYLFGGLALGLTMVIFPAIADPTMKKIVGNDEIGFGHFSSITYWLSGEVGKIVGKDSKSTEEMKFPKWLGFLRDSSVAIGLTMLVMFLIVTLMSGPAFVADELGIGENYIVFAFIQALIFAAGVYIVLAGVRMVIAEIVPAFKGWADKIVPESKPALDCPIVFPYAPNAVLIGFLVSFLGGIVGMLILIALNGTVILPGVIPHFFVGATAGVFGNATGGRRGAVVGSFVNGVVITFLPLLLMPVLGDLGFANTTFSDADFIGTGIVLGNVALWGKWAVLVFIAVAFAAPIVYHYVVPEKAEAPE, via the coding sequence ATGAGTTCTATTATCAAATTTATTGCTGATTTGCTTAGTGCACCACAGATCTTAATCGGAATCATTGTATTAATTGGTCTTATTGCACAAAGAAAAGCAGCGCACGAAGTTATTCGTGGAACATTGAAAGCTGTACTTGGATTTATCATCCTTCAACAAGGGGCTGGCATCTTAGTCGGATCATTAGACTATTTCGGTCAGTTATTCCAAGAAGCATTCGGTGTACAAGGTGTTGTACCAAATAATGAAGCAATTGTATCACTTGCATTAAATGATTATGCAACTGCTACAGCTGCTATCATGGTAATTGGTATGATTGCCAACATCGTTATCGCACGCTTCAGTAGACTGAAGTACATCTTCTTAACTGGTCATCATACGTTATATATGGCTGCCTTAATTGGTGTTGTATTAACAGTTGCTGGTTTAGAAGGATTCGTACTTTACCTATTTGGTGGATTGGCGCTAGGGTTAACAATGGTTATCTTCCCAGCTATCGCAGATCCTACTATGAAGAAAATTGTTGGTAATGATGAAATCGGATTTGGACACTTCTCAAGCATTACTTACTGGTTAAGTGGAGAAGTAGGGAAAATTGTTGGTAAAGATTCTAAATCAACAGAAGAAATGAAGTTCCCTAAATGGCTAGGATTCTTACGTGACAGTAGTGTTGCTATTGGTTTAACAATGCTTGTTATGTTCTTAATCGTAACATTAATGTCAGGACCTGCATTCGTTGCAGATGAATTAGGTATTGGTGAAAACTACATCGTATTTGCATTTATTCAAGCGTTAATCTTTGCTGCTGGTGTATACATCGTATTAGCCGGTGTGCGTATGGTTATCGCAGAGATCGTTCCTGCCTTCAAAGGATGGGCGGACAAAATCGTACCTGAATCAAAACCTGCACTTGACTGTCCAATCGTATTCCCTTATGCGCCAAACGCCGTATTAATTGGTTTCTTGGTTTCATTCTTAGGTGGAATCGTTGGTATGTTAATTTTAATCGCGCTTAACGGAACAGTTATCTTACCTGGTGTTATCCCTCACTTCTTTGTTGGGGCTACTGCTGGTGTATTTGGTAACGCAACTGGTGGACGTAGAGGTGCTGTCGTTGGGTCATTTGTTAATGGTGTTGTTATTACATTCTTACCATTATTATTAATGCCTGTATTGGGAGATTTAGGATTTGCTAACACCACATTTAGTGATGCTGACTTTATCGGTACTGGTATTGTCTTAGGTAATGTTGCATTATGGGGTAAATGGGCAGTATTAGTCTTTATTGCTGTTGCATTTGCAGCTCCAATTGTATATCATTACGTTGTCCCTGAAAAAGCAGAAGCACCGGAGTAA
- a CDS encoding BglG family transcription antiterminator translates to MLDYKDNYILKLLISSHQRLNVNDLSRLIGISQRSVYYSLSRINDYLTSMKLPEIVNERQTGLKVDDSIKNQLNGEFEKQIQNYYLCTQKERNAIESLVMLFSNDVIKVSHFEELFDVSRNTIIGDIKEVKGLLSTYNLGLEFDQNKGYVIDGTPLRKRSVALMLISSYEYLLKINTYDLFDIHQSNLIKPYFEESESILNIKYVDNAIEYLSIMLAMIYKNGIDHIVFDEEDTELITRSSEYDTICKVFTENWMTNEHKYIALQLLGMRIQDNPKIANYDDASITQIVHFMIREFSRLTLIYFDDEQGLFDHLYLHMKQAMFRFKYGIIFQNELKDEIFENYPQITTISRQICNTLEQRLGYPIGDDDVAYIAMHFGGYMKREKRDFPMIKVLLVCLNGIATSKLLKKELEYLLGQIDIIDVVRKADIDDYKNQVDYIISTIPLDDESIADKTVQVHSVLTERDKDKIVNKLGVYYPNQAEVSLSNKIIDDINDYIPKDKREVVRRKILKRLSERRPTPRQYGRMRKPMLKETITKSRIIFLNQVTNWEDSIYKSGEPLLKEKYIEPKYLDKVVENVKKLGPYIVIADKIAISHARPEDGVNDLGMSMLLLEKPVIFHGKNDREVNVVVTLAAPDNEKHLLALQQLSRLFMESLDELLAAKTKEDVLQLVEKHSKEED, encoded by the coding sequence ATGCTGGATTATAAAGATAACTATATTCTTAAGTTGCTAATCTCATCACACCAAAGACTTAATGTAAATGACTTATCTCGACTTATTGGAATATCACAACGCAGTGTGTATTATTCACTTTCGCGAATCAATGATTATTTAACATCGATGAAGCTACCTGAAATTGTTAATGAACGCCAAACAGGGCTCAAAGTTGATGATTCAATTAAAAATCAATTGAATGGTGAGTTTGAAAAGCAAATACAGAATTACTATCTTTGTACTCAAAAAGAACGTAATGCTATCGAGAGTTTAGTTATGTTATTTTCAAACGATGTGATTAAAGTTAGTCACTTTGAAGAGCTGTTTGATGTGTCGAGAAATACCATTATCGGAGATATAAAAGAAGTCAAAGGACTACTATCAACTTATAATCTCGGATTAGAATTTGATCAGAATAAAGGATATGTAATTGATGGTACTCCATTACGAAAGCGTAGTGTTGCATTAATGCTTATCTCTAGTTATGAATATCTACTAAAGATAAATACATATGATTTATTTGACATTCATCAATCTAACTTAATAAAACCATACTTTGAAGAATCAGAATCTATTTTAAATATTAAATATGTCGATAATGCAATTGAATATCTATCTATTATGTTAGCCATGATTTATAAAAATGGTATTGATCACATAGTATTTGACGAAGAAGATACAGAATTGATTACTCGTTCCAGTGAGTACGATACTATATGCAAGGTTTTTACTGAAAATTGGATGACCAATGAGCATAAATATATCGCTCTTCAACTTCTTGGAATGCGTATTCAGGATAATCCGAAAATAGCAAATTATGATGATGCGAGTATTACACAGATTGTTCATTTCATGATTCGTGAATTTTCAAGACTTACATTGATTTATTTCGATGATGAACAAGGATTATTTGATCATTTATATCTTCATATGAAACAAGCAATGTTTCGGTTCAAATACGGGATTATTTTCCAAAATGAGCTAAAAGATGAGATATTTGAAAATTACCCTCAAATTACCACCATTTCACGACAAATTTGTAATACCTTAGAACAACGTTTAGGATATCCGATTGGGGATGATGATGTAGCCTACATAGCAATGCACTTTGGTGGTTATATGAAACGTGAGAAGCGTGATTTCCCTATGATTAAGGTATTGCTTGTGTGTCTTAATGGTATTGCAACAAGTAAATTATTGAAAAAAGAGTTGGAATATTTGCTTGGTCAAATTGATATTATCGATGTTGTCCGGAAGGCTGACATAGATGATTACAAGAATCAAGTTGACTATATTATTTCAACCATACCTTTAGATGATGAATCAATTGCAGATAAGACAGTTCAAGTACATTCTGTTCTTACAGAAAGAGATAAAGACAAAATTGTAAATAAATTGGGCGTATATTATCCGAATCAAGCTGAAGTATCCTTATCAAATAAAATTATTGATGATATTAATGATTATATTCCCAAAGATAAGCGGGAAGTTGTAAGGCGTAAAATACTAAAACGATTGTCTGAAAGACGTCCGACACCAAGACAATACGGAAGGATGAGAAAACCAATGTTAAAAGAAACTATTACCAAGTCAAGAATCATTTTTTTAAATCAAGTCACAAACTGGGAAGACTCAATATATAAAAGTGGAGAACCGTTACTAAAAGAAAAATATATCGAACCCAAATATTTAGATAAAGTCGTTGAGAATGTAAAAAAATTAGGGCCTTACATCGTTATTGCGGACAAAATAGCAATTAGTCATGCACGGCCTGAAGATGGTGTTAATGATTTAGGTATGTCAATGTTGCTACTCGAAAAACCAGTAATATTCCATGGTAAAAATGATCGAGAAGTTAATGTTGTTGTAACTTTAGCAGCACCAGATAATGAAAAACATTTATTGGCATTACAACAATTATCAAGATTGTTTATGGAATCATTAGATGAATTGCTAGCTGCAAAAACGAAAGAGGATGTCTTACAGTTAGTCGAAAAACATTCGAAGGAGGAAGATTAA
- a CDS encoding transketolase family protein yields the protein MSIKLKKEFKPAKKEMRLAYNDTMVKLAKEDDRVVLLEADLMGSIKTSGFQKKFPERTINIGIMEQNMMGVAAGLNIRGMKPYIHSFAQFATRRAFDQLFLSLGYSDLNATIIGSDAGVSASHNGGTHMPFEDLGLVRLVPNMTVLEMSDPVMFEDVLTQLNDKNMLSYIRIVRKETLGVYEEGSTFEIGKGIVLKEGIDATIVASGMMVASALKASKTLEQEGINVSVIDMFTIKPIDKDLLEQYADKTGFILTCDNHNIIGGLGSAVLEALETHPVKVKRLGVKDRFGQVGPQDFLEEEYELTPQDIVKAVKENL from the coding sequence ATGAGTATCAAATTAAAAAAAGAGTTTAAACCAGCCAAAAAAGAAATGCGCCTTGCGTATAATGATACAATGGTTAAATTAGCAAAAGAGGATGACCGTGTAGTACTTTTAGAAGCAGATTTAATGGGGTCTATTAAAACAAGTGGTTTTCAAAAAAAATTTCCGGAGCGTACGATTAATATAGGAATCATGGAACAGAATATGATGGGCGTAGCTGCAGGATTAAATATCCGTGGTATGAAACCATATATTCATTCCTTTGCACAATTTGCCACACGTCGTGCCTTCGATCAATTATTTCTCAGTTTAGGATACAGTGATCTTAACGCCACAATCATTGGTAGTGATGCAGGGGTTAGTGCAAGTCATAACGGGGGAACTCACATGCCGTTTGAAGATTTAGGGCTAGTGAGACTTGTACCGAACATGACAGTTTTGGAAATGTCCGATCCTGTAATGTTTGAAGATGTTTTAACACAGTTAAACGATAAAAACATGTTAAGCTATATCCGTATTGTCCGTAAAGAAACACTAGGTGTGTATGAAGAAGGTTCAACGTTTGAAATTGGTAAGGGTATTGTCCTTAAAGAAGGTATCGACGCAACAATTGTTGCAAGTGGTATGATGGTCGCAAGTGCCCTTAAAGCAAGTAAAACACTTGAGCAAGAAGGGATAAATGTATCGGTTATTGATATGTTCACAATCAAACCTATTGATAAAGACTTGTTAGAACAATATGCTGATAAAACAGGATTTATTTTAACTTGTGACAATCATAACATTATAGGTGGATTAGGAAGTGCCGTATTAGAAGCTCTAGAAACACATCCTGTTAAAGTAAAACGATTAGGTGTTAAAGATCGTTTTGGACAAGTAGGTCCACAAGACTTCTTAGAAGAAGAGTACGAGTTAACACCACAAGATATTGTTAAGGCGGTAAAGGAGAATCTATAA
- a CDS encoding TetR/AcrR family transcriptional regulator translates to MMVIKNKRRHIIETAMMLFVNNGFHSTPTSLIAKKAHVSVGTLFNHFKTKANLIEQIYIDIKVHLRDTFLELLDEHDNQHDQLQSMYRAIVLWGYQNPKEFYYLELFDHSPFKNIYKTNASLIMNKQFKSEIFNAISPNSICHEFPDYSLIFIDRSIHAATRFLLEEEIDDINHFINDSFDLFWNGFKRK, encoded by the coding sequence ATGATGGTTATTAAAAATAAAAGAAGACATATTATTGAAACGGCGATGATGCTTTTTGTAAATAATGGTTTTCATTCTACGCCAACCTCTTTAATTGCAAAAAAGGCACATGTGAGTGTAGGAACACTATTTAATCACTTTAAAACAAAAGCGAATCTTATTGAACAAATTTATATCGACATCAAAGTTCACCTACGAGACACCTTCTTGGAACTTCTAGATGAACATGATAATCAACACGATCAATTGCAGTCTATGTACCGTGCAATAGTATTGTGGGGGTATCAAAATCCTAAGGAATTCTATTATTTGGAATTATTCGATCATTCTCCGTTTAAAAATATTTATAAAACTAATGCATCACTTATTATGAACAAACAATTTAAAAGTGAAATATTCAATGCAATATCCCCTAATTCAATTTGTCATGAATTTCCTGATTATTCTTTAATATTTATTGATCGGTCTATCCATGCTGCAACACGCTTTTTACTAGAAGAAGAAATTGATGATATCAATCATTTTATTAATGATTCATTTGATTTGTTTTGGAATGGATTCAAACGTAAATAA